The following proteins are co-located in the Candidatus Tumulicola sp. genome:
- a CDS encoding lysozyme inhibitor LprI family protein has protein sequence MIKPLALAAILMAAVGAASPCSNGTTIDMQVCWSKRNAAASAELKTTYSEAIAYLKSSPRQTSELEASQAAWLAVRAKTCSFQYQLYSGGSIAPQLFIECNDTASRTRAAELSAFTKRTAHVSEQPVSQVAEVRLSRMVRLYNERLNPPQRAQLAASQRAWLGYRDAWCALAGGTCETRLTEDRVNQLESTWVGETFWS, from the coding sequence GTGATCAAACCGCTCGCGCTGGCGGCGATACTCATGGCCGCCGTCGGCGCGGCGAGCCCGTGCAGCAACGGCACGACGATCGATATGCAAGTGTGCTGGTCGAAGCGAAATGCAGCGGCGTCGGCCGAATTGAAGACGACCTACTCGGAGGCTATCGCCTACCTCAAATCATCACCCCGTCAAACAAGCGAGCTCGAAGCTTCCCAAGCCGCGTGGCTGGCGGTGCGTGCCAAGACGTGTTCGTTTCAATATCAATTATATAGCGGCGGATCGATCGCCCCACAGTTATTCATCGAGTGCAACGATACGGCCAGTCGCACGCGCGCGGCGGAACTATCGGCATTTACCAAAAGGACGGCGCATGTGAGCGAGCAGCCGGTATCGCAGGTCGCTGAGGTGCGTTTGAGCCGGATGGTTCGCTTGTATAACGAGCGGCTGAATCCGCCGCAACGAGCCCAGCTGGCCGCGTCGCAGCGCGCCTGGTTGGGGTATCGAGATGCATGGTGCGCGCTGGCCGGCGGCACGTGCGAGACTCGGCTTACAGAGGATCGCGTAAATCAACTCGAATCAACATGGGTCGGCGAAACGTTTTGGAGCTAA